The Asterias rubens chromosome 1, eAstRub1.3, whole genome shotgun sequence genome segment AAGAGTTGAGTTTGCAAAACCAGAGCTGTGACATTTGCAtgtgcaggaagtatgaactgggctttaggcAACTATGTACACTTTTGTTGTATGGCAAATTTCAGCATTCCCATTGGTTCAACCTTACGACCAATCAATCTTAGTTTAATTTCAAATGTCCTGTACCCTGTGTTTTACCGCCATATTTGGGATGCTTTTAATTGGGCCCTAGTTCTATCTCAatgcttcgtaaaaagttgttgtctttttcttttttttcttggacAAACCTAACATCACAATCCAAAGGCATGACACGTTCAAATGGATAGTGCAGGGTTCTGATGCTCTCAGCATATCATGTTGACACCCACTGATCTCTATTAGGTCAGTGGTTGACACCACACAAGGCTTACTTTACCCCCTCTAGTGAGAGGTAAATCCAGTGGTATTATTAGACGGCTATTTCATGTCTTAGCTGCTACCTTCAAACTGGTCTTTATTCTTCAGGAGGTAGCTGGCCAGGTACTCAATCGGATTGGGAGGTCTGTGAATAATCAAACCAGACATAAAATAGTTAGAACTACATACATGTCAAGTTTACAACTAAGTGAaatatttttcttcaatttcAAAAATTTTTCTTCAAGTTCGCTGAAAACCTAATTTGTCATTGAGCCTTTCCCAGCTCGGTAgtttagtggtaagacatctgctctagcaatgcaatggtcgtgggttcgaatcccacctgagtgacttacatgtggatttgttttcttcatagaGCTCggaaattactgagtatacagtgcttccaAATACAAATAAGTGTAAAGTTAAAAATGAatcccgatgcaaaactaacatctattatgATAGAAACTCCATTAATAATTACTCAACACCCAAAATCCAAGTTTGTCGTAGccctctgggcccaatttcatagagctgcttaaatgcaGAGAAtttagcttaaagccattggacactttgggtaacagtattgtccaaaggcccacacttcatgtatcacaactttgtttccgcacgtttcgccgtgtcatgacatgtgtttaaaataaatctgtaattcttgatatcgagaattgataattgttttaatgttttctcaaaaagtaaaggatttcatggaatactatttcaagagaagtatttcattaacttctgtaaaccctgtaagttatttgtaaatcttttgttttctgttccgaaagtgtataatggcttttacacctttctgctaagcaaacatcagctggATATTAGTCACAATCTGTACATGGATTGtgatatggtagtttggctggtaacctttttctggtaagcaaatttggttgtgcttagctacctgccaaagcagttctatgaaatttggccctattCTGCAACCAACAGGAGGATCAAGGGCTATGGTCATGACAACTGATGACCCCTACATTAGTACCTCTCTTTGGCCAGGGCCGACATCCCTTGCAGCAGGATGGGTACCACCGTATGGTCTAGGTAGGCTCTCGTGGTTAGGGACTCCAAGTCAACTTTCGTCTTCTCAACTTCTTCTTTCTCTTGAGTGATAATCTTCTGTATGTTTTCGGTGAGTCCATGCTCAGCGTGAGGCGACTCTGATTTTGGTGGCTGTTGGTGAAAAGGCATAATTGATTATGAATACTAGTTCCTGATTGAGAATGAATTatgatcaaagaaaaaaaagaagaggaaaaattTAAGATAAATAACAGATTTAGACCACCCATTAAAAAGTTCGCGCATAGACCCAGTAACTAACGATTCCTTTTTTAAATCTTGACATCGGTTAATTGtgggaaaaaaaggaatacagtgCCCTAGTTAGTACTGGGTCTAATTCCCGCAATAATTTTGtagcagtgtcatggccgaggggttaagagcaccagattcaagctctggtgtttgagcagcagggtgtgggttcggatcccggtcgtgacacttgctacataaaattggggaggtagtgctttctgctctaccggccaggcttcaaattgatgatacccaagcctacattcatatggactgtaaaaggggtaaccatgtttcagcactagcagtaggtggcaacggcctctggaaaaaatagttgtagcccacaccttgaagtggccttcaggccttgtgtgtcaggcgacatGCGTAAAAAAAGcctaaaaaaacacttttagaaACTACTTTTTTGTTGGCCATTGGTAGTGGCTGCATTGTTTTGGAATACTTACAGCATTTTCTATGTTCAATCCCATGTTTGGATCCGTAGGTTGGGGTGTCTGCTCAACTGCTGTCGgtgtaaacaaacattacattaatataataatagaccttatgcattgacgtcatccagccgccatctttgaggtcaaacggtgacgaaacaatcgaaacgcaaatagattggccaatgaacaacctccttttgacctcaatgcgggggcgccttactgaaatgacatcatgtgcataaggtctataataaCACTGTTTTAACTTTGCATTACAGGATTACAAGATTTCCCATGGCATAACAACAGTGTATTTAACACAACAAAACAGTCAGTACACAAAACAGTCGCGAAATAGAGGTAAATTCAAAGCTACTTAGAAAAAACTAATCTTATTTAATACTGTccattaattaaattaattttctgCCAATTTGAATTCGCCTCCGGATTCcaatattttgtactttttggtaGCTAAAAAATTATCACAGACCCATAATCAATTCGTCTAGCATGTTTGAGGAAGtattcaataaaaataacactAAAAACGGCCTCAAAAACATACCTTCACTCATGGTTAACCTTAAAACTCGTTTCTTTCAAAAGGAAAGTGAAGTTTGACTCAATCTCATTCAGCTTTGCCGCGAGTTTTTGTTCAGTAAGAAAGAATATCAATGCTTTTTTGTTACTACAGGATACAGGCTTCAAGAATGCCAAGCATGGTACCTTGCAAGTTTGTTTCTTCATTTATGCATAAAACTAACGCATTTGTATACGTGAACGTCTGGGTATCAGTCCACCCATTTAGGAATTGCAACCCGATTACAAATTGTTGAAGTTTCAGTACGGTGGCTTTGAAAGGACACTAAAAACGTTACAATACTTCGGTGCTCCGATGTAGGAAGGAGTGACTTTGCCTCCTGACTCCGCCTTACTATATCACAACTGTGAGTCCCAGACAAATTAATGTGAGGAATAAAAACAGGAAGGACAAATTTAAGTGCGGGGTCACTGACATAGCtgtgccacgcatctggaactctctgccacTTATCAGGCCAAGAAGGGTCTTTTTGCGAAAAAAGGTTCGGGAACGTTCTCTTAAAGAtgttttgtcagattttttgcctcAAATATTAgattgatttttttgagtgaatggtatttctaAGAGTATGACCCGCTCTAACGGAAAAAGGTGTAACTTtgacttttaatggtcaggaaccatgacaaaaatttaaaacgtttcttagtAAACAcctaagaattggtcacgtgatgttattattgtcgggatcccgacattttgagcactttatttcactgctactaataattggcggactttttcgtgcaatggctcaaatgaaagcttgtaactttctcgacccccatcaaaatacctattgaattttaaatcaaaattgttgggtcaaatggtcaaatcggcaaaaattCTGACATAACATCCTTAACGTGACTAGAACGAAGCGCTATAAATAAATCGCCCTGTAAACACAATATACTTATTAGGAAGAACGCGATTTGCTTATAAACTACAGGGCAAGTTCGCTTTGTATTTCAGTTTGAAAAGGAGCACTTTTTCCGTGTGCATCCATGCGCAAAAGTGCTTTAGCTTGACGCAGTTTTGGAATGTGTTACGTCAATGGGCCTTTGTGGCGTGCGATCGGGGGCACAATCACTATTTTGTGTGACATAGGCCCACATAGTGCACAAAATATTAGGATTCCTACATGATCTGATAAACAGTGAACAAATTTAATTGTTAATGTGTGCATTAACCACATGTGTTAACCATTATCTTCAGTGCACTTGAAGTGACGTTTTCTGCCGTCATCACCTTTGCACTTTGACCAGCGTTATCCCATCACTGGCTATAATCCATTATATTATGGCTATAATCAATTGTATGTTCACAAACATGGGCAATGACAAACAACTTTAACCACTGTACTAAACCCTGATACAGTGATACTTGTATTCAGCCATGCTTCAACCAACCAGGCTTGTATGAACAAACTTTCGCAACATGGCTAAAATATTCCGCGAGACATACGAAGGCCTGAGCAAGCAGCAGCAGGTTTTTGTAGCGGGTGCTGCTGTGCTTGCTACGGCCGGTGTGGCCTGTGGTGCTGCCTGGTGGTGGTACAGAAAGAAAACACCAACTGAGCTCGTTTTTAAACCTGTTGGGAAACTGAGCACTATCTTCATTCATCCCATCAAATCATGCAGGGGTCAGGAAGTGACCATGGCAGAGTGCACCCCTACAGGTCTGCGGGGTGACAATGGACTGTTTGATAGGTAGGTGCGGTCTTTAACGGATCACCGTTGGTATAAAtggtccaagaccagtcttctcattggAGTATCCCAacctgcataaaataacaaacctgtgaaaacttggacattggtcatcgaagttgcaagtgaaTAATGACAGAAATGAAACACACCTGTGGTGTAGCACAAAGTGTGTGCTTGCAGATAAtatctatataaaaacaaacttcaggcctagttttttttctaacaattattttgagataatTGGAGCTACCCACAGTGTCAAATGAGTCCCTTTAAAGATCCACTGGGTTATTTGCCTTTAGGGTGTAGGGGATTTCACATTCTAAAAGTATAATATTTTTAGGCTTATGTATATTGCTAATTGCTTTCCGTTCCTTTTTGTGGGAtgttgtgtaatattttttaaagtttccgACTGGCTCAGTTTTAAAAGCTACTTTAATatcatttgaaataatatggaccggtgaaatttgttttgatttttttgtttatttttcaggaATTTCATTATTCTGgatgaaaatgacaacaagGTTACTTTGAGAATGGAACCGACCCTGGCGCTGGTTGTACCCAGTCTGTCAGAGGATGGCAAACGGTTAATTCTTGAAGCACCTGGAATGGACACGTTGGACGTCAGTTTTGCAGAAATTACAAGCTCAACGAATCCGATCCTGAAATTTAGGTAAGTGTTACGAAGTCTCACCCATCCTTAATCTCACACTACGATGCATTTTTTTAAGTGTAATGCCGTCCCAAAGTCGTTGGAGGAGAGCGAGCCGtgttcccatttttttttttttttttttggggggggggggttaaagtaCTTGACTTTTCTGTGgaataacaaaattatattcaatGGGGACGATTGGTTAACTGCCCTCCTTGTCATCACTTACCGCGACTGTAAAACAAACAGGCCGAAAGCGGTCCCGAAGACTGGCCTGCGAAAAATGTGTTTGTTACCAACTGTATTATAGAAGACACTTTTGAGACGCACGACGCATCGTGACGAAACAAGAGTTTCTAGCAAAGTTAAAGTTCAGTACTTTCTATTTTCTTGTTCCATATCTGCAGAATGTGGAGATTGGATTCATCTGGGTTGTATTGTGGCCAAAGATGCGAAACCTGGATAAGTACCTATCTCGGCAAGCAAGGTAGCAGACTTGCTTATTTTAAACAGGGCGTCATCGCGGACAGAATTTTGCAACAGGATACGAGATGGGGACACAGATTTACCGACGAGAAACTGGTGAGTTGTACGGGTTTTTATAATAGGTTTTTGAAATTTAGTACTTCAGTAAGTGACGAAACAATATCAGCTTTCAAAAACTCTTCAGTATGATGTTGCTAAACAATCGTGTTAACTGTTCAAGGTCGGATAAAGGTTTTGTACGTTTGTTCTTAGATTGTTAAGTCAATCTCTATGTATATTTTACAGGGCGGCTACACAGAATTGAGTCAATACAATGTGGCAACCGAGGCGAGCTTAGATGACTTAAACACCCGGTTGGAGAAGCCTGCATCCATGCGAAGCTTCAGACCCAATCTTGTGGTTTCTGGAACTGGAGCATTTGATGAGGTAAAtccttttcacacaaaaatatcaGCAGTGACAAATAGTTAAGAATATACATAAAAAACTGACAGTCCAAGTCTATAGAGATATGAAACGACGAGCGAATGTACTATCTAAgcctatttcatttgaaagaaTTCGGAAGTGCTTGCTGGCTACGGCCAGATCGCTGAAATTATTTTCTGTCAGCAGCCGTAAAGGCGTACCCGTAGCCGAAGTCACTTACATACACACAT includes the following:
- the LOC117299978 gene encoding protein dpy-30 homolog isoform X2, encoding MSEVEQTPQPTDPNMGLNIENAPPKSESPHAEHGLTENIQKIITQEKEEVEKTKVDLESLTTRAYLDHTVVPILLQGMSALAKERPPNPIEYLASYLLKNKDQFEGSS
- the LOC117299978 gene encoding protein dpy-30 homolog isoform X1 encodes the protein MSEAVEQTPQPTDPNMGLNIENAPPKSESPHAEHGLTENIQKIITQEKEEVEKTKVDLESLTTRAYLDHTVVPILLQGMSALAKERPPNPIEYLASYLLKNKDQFEGSS
- the LOC117295831 gene encoding mitochondrial amidoxime-reducing component 1-like codes for the protein MAKIFRETYEGLSKQQQVFVAGAAVLATAGVACGAAWWWYRKKTPTELVFKPVGKLSTIFIHPIKSCRGQEVTMAECTPTGLRGDNGLFDRNFIILDENDNKVTLRMEPTLALVVPSLSEDGKRLILEAPGMDTLDVSFAEITSSTNPILKFRMWRLDSSGLYCGQRCETWISTYLGKQGSRLAYFKQGVIADRILQQDTRWGHRFTDEKLGGYTELSQYNVATEASLDDLNTRLEKPASMRSFRPNLVVSGTGAFDEDNWKYLKIGDTVVLRRSHTCGRCILVTVDPETGVKNSDNEPLKTLKEYRLLDKSLPDSKVWGKTYPVFGSNLQCEVTGPVRVGDIVYAVM